AATGGAACTGGTCCACCAGCCTGATAAATCAGTTGGACATTGTAATGAACGAACAAAAAAAGCTGAACCAGATGGAATCGGCGCTGCGAGCCGTGCTTCACAGCATTGCGATGGAAGGTGAGACAAGCTGGGACGTCATTCAGAAATTGATTCACCTCTCCGGAAGAGACCCATCGTTAAAGCACTCGATAAGGCAGCAGATGTTTGAGAAGCGCGAAGTAGAGTTGTTAAGTCTACTCCCTAATATGAACAGCACGGATCCCGACTCTCTCGAGTGGATCGCTCTGTTGGGGCAGCTCAAAAGGCGGATGCAGGACGGTCCCGATTCACCGGATGTGCAGCGAATTGTCCGACGGATGGATGAGAAACGACTTGAGGTATTTGAAGATGAAGATCCCTTCATCGATAAGCTGTGGGAGATCCGTAAATCACCGGCGCAGTCCGAGCAGATGGGATTATATCCCATCGAGGATGCCCTTCTTCAGTTCATGGAACAGGCATTCGAAATTTATGCATTACGCAAGGACAAAGAACAAGTAGAAGAGGGGGAGACATCTTGACGTTGGAACTGCTGCTCTCCATTGGAGCCTTATCCCTCTTGGACATGCTGAGTCCAGCTACGCTTGGCGTAACAGTGTATTTGCTCTTGACCGAACGGGATCGGTTAATCCCCCGTTTATTCATTTATTTATTAACAGTGGGAGGCTTCTACTTCCTGGTAGGCGCTGCGCTTATGCTGGGTTTGGATGCCGTTTTGCAATCCGTAACCGGCATTTTTCAAAATCGAACGGTAAGCTGGATCATGACCGTTGTCGGCGGTGTCCTGTTTGTCGCCAGTTTCTTGATCCCCACGAAAAAAACATCCGAGCCGCGCCGTCCAAGATCCAAAAGCTTCGGAGCCATGATCGGACTTGGATTCACGACGTCCTTGCTGGAGGTAGCAACAGCCCTTCCGTACTTTGCGGCTATCGGGCTGATGACTACGGCTCAGTTAACAACGGTTCAATGGATGCCCATCCTGGCTGCATACAATATCGTGATGGTGCTGCCTCCAATCCTATTGCTTGGATTACACCTCGTATTCGGCCGCATGATGCAGCGTCCGCTCGAGAAGCTGCGCCTGACAATCGCGCAGAGCTCCGGATCGATTCTGTCATGGGTATTGTGTATTGCTGGGCTGATTCTGGTGCTGAACAGCATAGATAACTTGTAACGATATCCAATTATGAATTAAGAGTCTGCTTCCAATGATTTATGAACAGCTTCACTGGCATGTATGGAGGTTGTATCAAAGAGTGGAATATTGGAATCCTCGGGTTTTACTAATAATCCGATCTCCGTACATCCCAGAATAATTCCTTCGGCACCATCTTGAATCAGCCGTTCAATAACTTCTTTATAGTGGGCTTTTGAATCCGATTGGATGTTACCGAGACATAATTCCTCGTATATCACTTTATTTACGATCTCACGATCTTGTTCATTGGGGATGAGCACTTGAATACCACTAGATTCTATTCGTTGCTTATAAAAATTCTGCTCCATGGTATATTTGGTTCCAAGCAAGCCTACTGTACGAATCCCATGTTCATGGATTTGATTTGCCGTAGCATCGGCAATGTGCAGCACAGGAATTCTTATTCTTTCTTCTATATAATCTAGTACCATGTGCATCGTGTTGGAGCATATCACAATAAAATCGGCGCCGCCCTTTTCTAATGAAAGTGCAACTTCACCTAATGTTTCACCGGCTTTTTTCCAATTCCCCTCGGATTGATAGTGTTCAATCTCTTCGAAGTTCACGCTGTACATAAGGCATTTGGCCGAGTGGAGGCCACCCAATTGGCTTCTCACCTGCTCATTTATCATTCTGTAGTATTCAATGGAGGATTCCCAGCTCATTCCCCCGATTAGTCCAATTGTCTTCATAGATAAGCTCCTTTACAGTCCGAAGTAAACTTATTATAGAGTGTTTCATACATGCAAAACAAATGCTATCTCTGTATCCGTTACAAGGTATTCATAACCGAGGTAATGCACTGAAGAGATGATTGAATTTGTTCTCTTAAGGGAATGATATCGGGCACCTTTGAGCCTGCTATGTATTCATCGTATTCTCGTTATGATATATTAATCGCATGGTTCATCGACTGACCGATACCTAATTGTAGCGGTTTGTTACAGATGTGCTTGTCCTTGCATTACAGCCTGAGACATTGAGGGGGTTATCCATGAGCATGCGGATTTTAGAACGGATAAGAGAAGAGACGGCAACCCAGCATGAACGAATCGAACAGAATCCATACGCCAAAGCTGCCTTCGATCAGACCTTGAACATAGATCAATATCGGTCTTATTTAGCGAAATTTTACGGATTTATTAAACCGGCCGAAGAGCAACTGATGGCAGAGGGTGCCGTGAACCATCTTGGTTTGGATCTGGAAATCCGAACGAAATCGAACCTATTGGAAGAAGATCTTATTCATCTAGGAATGACTCCTGATGAGATTGCACAATTGCCACTGTGCAGCCGATTGCCAGAGCTGAGCAGCCAAGCACGAATATTGGGATATCTGTATGTTATTGAGGGATCCACACTTGGTGGCCAAGTCATTACGAAACAATTGATGAAGTTCTTGCCGCTGAGTCCGGAGTCGGGTCTACGTTATTTCTATGCATATGGTCAAGAGACCAAGCCAAGATGGATCGAAATCCGGGAAGCGCTGCTCAATGCCGCGGAGGATCCTGATGAGATTATAGATTCGGCTAAAGAAACTTTTCGTTTGCTGGATGCTTGGATCAGAGAATAGGCATATTAGGAAACCATAGAGACACCTTGATGAAAAACCGCGTTCTGCGGTTTTTTTGCATTGAAGCGAAACAAGCATTACACGCATACCAATCTTGCTATAGCCATAGGCTATAACTAGATATAGCTTATATGAGTTACACTATACCGATCAATACATGATATCTTTCTTGTAACAATTTGTATAGGAGTGTTACATAGATGGCAAAAAGCAGTGTACTGGGATATCCGCGTATTGGCGCTGATCGGGAATGGAAGAAAGCCTTGGAAGCATTCTGGGCAGGCAAGCTGGAAGAATCGGAGTTTCACGGGCAGCTGCAGGAGATTCGGTTGAATCATTTACGGAAGCAGCAGGAGAGCGGGATCGATCTTATTGCGGTTAATGATTTTAGTTATTATGATCATGTTCTGGATACGGCGACGATGTTTGGCATCGTACCGAAACGCTTCTCTTATGAGGGCGGCGTTGTGCCATTGTCTGTATATTATGGCATTGCACGCGGAACGAAGGATGCTACGGCAAGTGAAATGACCAAGTGGTTTAATACCAATTATCACTATATCGTGCCTGAATTGGATGGGGCTGCTCCGGTTCTGACGGAGAACAGACCGTTGGCAGCTTATCGGGAGGCCAAGGAGAAACTTGGAATAGAAGGCAAGCCGGTTATTGTCGGACCGCTCACCTTCCTGAAGTTGTCCAAAGGGTATCAGTCGTCGGAGACGGATGCTTGGCTGGAAAAATTGTTACCGCTCTACGTACAAATTCTTCAGGAGCTTGTCCAAGAAGGCGTTCAATGGGTACAGATCGATGAGCCGATACTCGTTACAAAATTAAGCGATGCCGATCTTAAGCGGTTAACCCGCGTCTATGAAACGTTTGCGGCTTCGGCACCGGGTTTGAACATCATGCTGCAAACCTATTTTGAATCCGTTGAAAACTATCAGGATATAATCCAGCTTCCGGTTAGCGGCATCGGTCTTGACCTGTTGCACGGATACCAAGGCAATATGCAAGCCATTAAACAGTCAGGGTTTCCTGCGAATAAGGTGCTGGGTGCCGGCATAATCGACGGACGGGGTATTTGGAAGGCGTCTCTTCGCGAGAAGCTGTCACAATTGGAAGAGCTGACGAAATACGTAGCCCCTGAACGCCTGATTGTTCAATCTTCGTGCAGCTTGCTGCATGTTCCGGTGACGGTGAGCAGCGAAACGAAATTGCAGCCAGAATTGAAAGGAGCGCTCGCCTTTGCAGACGAGAAGCTGAATGAACTGGTTCTTTTGACAAAAGCAATCTCCACAGGAGCAGCCCGAATCACTAAGGAACTGGAAGCATGCGATGCTGCGCTTCAGGCGCTGAAACAATCCGGAGAGCGGAATCGCCATGACATTCAGCAGGCAGTTGCCGAGATTAGTTCACAGAATCCGGTTCGCAGTCTGCCGTTTGCGGAGCGTCATGTCGCTCAACAGAACAAATGGCAGCTGCCGATTTTTCCGACCACGACAATCGGCAGCTTCCCGCAATCAGCCGAGGTGCGCAAGGCACGTCAGGCGTGGCGTAAGGGAGAGTGGAGCCATGAGCAGTATGAGCGCTTCATTCAAGAGCAAATCGATGTTTGGATCAAGCTGCAGGAAGAGATTGGCCTTGATGTGCTTGTGCATGGGGAGTTCGAAAGAACGGATATGGTTGAATTCTTCGGAGAGAAGCTTGGAGGTTTTGCCTTCACTCAGTTTGGATGGGTTCAGTCCTACGGCTCACGCTGCGTAAAACCGCCTGTGATCTTCGGGGATGTGGCATTCGAGCAACCGATGACGGTGGAGGAAACGAAATATGCACAATCGAAGACGGACCGGCCCGTGAAAGGGATGCTAACCGGCCCGATTACGATTATGAACTGGTCGTTCGTTCGCGAAGATATCTCGCGGGAACAAATTGCCTATCAACTGGCTTATGCCCTAAGACAGGAAGTAGAGGCGCTGGAGCAGGCGGGCATCGGGATGATTCAGGTGGATGAGCCAGCGGTGCGCGAAGGGTTGCCGCTTAAGGAGGAAGATCAAGCGGAGTATCTCGCTTGGGCTGTTAAAGCCTTCCGCATGACCACATGCACGGTTCAGCCGACTACGCAAATTCATACGCATATGTGTTACTGCGAGTTCCATGACATGATCGATTCGATCGAGGCGATGGATGCCGATGTCATCTCGATTGAAACTTCGCGCAGTCATGGCGAGCTGATTCATAGCTTCGAGGTCAATACGTACAGATTAGGGATCGGACTAGGCGTGTATGATATCCACAGTCCGCGGGTCCCTCGAGTGGAAGAGATGACAAGCATGATCGAGCGTGCACTGCGGGTCCTGGATCCGAAGCTGTTCTGGATCAATCCGGACTGCGGCCTCAAAACACGCGGTAAGGAAGAAACGGTTGCATCCCTTCGTAACATGGTTCAAGCCACGGAGATCGCTCGCTCGTCCTATTCGCTGAACGTGTAACT
This Paenibacillus sp. JZ16 DNA region includes the following protein-coding sequences:
- a CDS encoding MerR family transcriptional regulator, with the translated sequence MIPIQDLSKQTGITVRTLRYYDQIGLLIPAAKTPGKHRIYSEEELKKLQQIQFLKRLGFSLQEISDMISNPEWNWSTSLINQLDIVMNEQKKLNQMESALRAVLHSIAMEGETSWDVIQKLIHLSGRDPSLKHSIRQQMFEKREVELLSLLPNMNSTDPDSLEWIALLGQLKRRMQDGPDSPDVQRIVRRMDEKRLEVFEDEDPFIDKLWEIRKSPAQSEQMGLYPIEDALLQFMEQAFEIYALRKDKEQVEEGETS
- a CDS encoding GAP family protein produces the protein MTLELLLSIGALSLLDMLSPATLGVTVYLLLTERDRLIPRLFIYLLTVGGFYFLVGAALMLGLDAVLQSVTGIFQNRTVSWIMTVVGGVLFVASFLIPTKKTSEPRRPRSKSFGAMIGLGFTTSLLEVATALPYFAAIGLMTTAQLTTVQWMPILAAYNIVMVLPPILLLGLHLVFGRMMQRPLEKLRLTIAQSSGSILSWVLCIAGLILVLNSIDNL
- a CDS encoding aspartate/glutamate racemase family protein — encoded protein: MKTIGLIGGMSWESSIEYYRMINEQVRSQLGGLHSAKCLMYSVNFEEIEHYQSEGNWKKAGETLGEVALSLEKGGADFIVICSNTMHMVLDYIEERIRIPVLHIADATANQIHEHGIRTVGLLGTKYTMEQNFYKQRIESSGIQVLIPNEQDREIVNKVIYEELCLGNIQSDSKAHYKEVIERLIQDGAEGIILGCTEIGLLVKPEDSNIPLFDTTSIHASEAVHKSLEADS
- a CDS encoding biliverdin-producing heme oxygenase, with product MSMRILERIREETATQHERIEQNPYAKAAFDQTLNIDQYRSYLAKFYGFIKPAEEQLMAEGAVNHLGLDLEIRTKSNLLEEDLIHLGMTPDEIAQLPLCSRLPELSSQARILGYLYVIEGSTLGGQVITKQLMKFLPLSPESGLRYFYAYGQETKPRWIEIREALLNAAEDPDEIIDSAKETFRLLDAWIRE
- the metE gene encoding 5-methyltetrahydropteroyltriglutamate--homocysteine S-methyltransferase, producing MAKSSVLGYPRIGADREWKKALEAFWAGKLEESEFHGQLQEIRLNHLRKQQESGIDLIAVNDFSYYDHVLDTATMFGIVPKRFSYEGGVVPLSVYYGIARGTKDATASEMTKWFNTNYHYIVPELDGAAPVLTENRPLAAYREAKEKLGIEGKPVIVGPLTFLKLSKGYQSSETDAWLEKLLPLYVQILQELVQEGVQWVQIDEPILVTKLSDADLKRLTRVYETFAASAPGLNIMLQTYFESVENYQDIIQLPVSGIGLDLLHGYQGNMQAIKQSGFPANKVLGAGIIDGRGIWKASLREKLSQLEELTKYVAPERLIVQSSCSLLHVPVTVSSETKLQPELKGALAFADEKLNELVLLTKAISTGAARITKELEACDAALQALKQSGERNRHDIQQAVAEISSQNPVRSLPFAERHVAQQNKWQLPIFPTTTIGSFPQSAEVRKARQAWRKGEWSHEQYERFIQEQIDVWIKLQEEIGLDVLVHGEFERTDMVEFFGEKLGGFAFTQFGWVQSYGSRCVKPPVIFGDVAFEQPMTVEETKYAQSKTDRPVKGMLTGPITIMNWSFVREDISREQIAYQLAYALRQEVEALEQAGIGMIQVDEPAVREGLPLKEEDQAEYLAWAVKAFRMTTCTVQPTTQIHTHMCYCEFHDMIDSIEAMDADVISIETSRSHGELIHSFEVNTYRLGIGLGVYDIHSPRVPRVEEMTSMIERALRVLDPKLFWINPDCGLKTRGKEETVASLRNMVQATEIARSSYSLNV